The Clostridium sp. DL-VIII DNA window TATTGTAAATACCATATGTCTATGCTTTACATTTATTAATTTTCCCAGCATTCCATTAACCCAATTATCAACATAAACCTTTCCACATGATGTACAAAATCTACTTTTACAAGTGAACCCAACTTTCTTTATTTCGCCACATTCCTTACATTTTAATTCAATATAACCATTACTTATATCCTTGCATTTCATAACTTTTTTTACTTCTGCAATAACACTAGGTCTAATTCTGTTTTTATATCTTTTATAAAATTCATTCCAATTTTCCTCTAATATTCTTCTTAATTTACTCTTAATCATTTCATCAATTTACCACATATATTTTCCTAATGCAAGTCTACACCGCGCTTTCAGCAAGCGCGATTTTTATACTTTCCTATACAATAAAAAAAGAAGGTCTTGAAAAATCCTTCTCTGACTTTGATAAATATACTTTTGTGTCTGGGAATTTCACAGCTAACATTTCATTAATTGAGTTAATTAATTCATTAATCATGAACCTCCTCCTGTAATCCCTATATTTTTTATTCTTAGTTATTGCACAATTATCTACATTTCATTATGACTTTATAAAAATCACAAATTTTTCTTAGATTATATGCTTTACCATTTTTTAATTAAAACTCTCGTGCAAAAGCTCCACCTCCTTAAGGCACTATCAAATAAATTTATATACAAAAAGTACCTAGCCATAAATCTAGCTAGATACTTTCTAAGAAAAAGAGTATTAAGAATATTTGTGAGAGGGAACTATCTTCTGTTCCCACTTACTATTATAAGGCTTATTATTATTCATTTCTTATAGTCATTCTCTAATTTTCCTACAATTTTTTTATAATTTCTTTGCAAAGTGCGTTTTCATTTGTTTATTACAGTAAAAAGTTTGCTTTAATTATCTACTGAGCATCCTCTTCAGGCTTAAAAAGAAAATGAAGAAACATACTTACAGATGAAATCTTATATTTAACCTCAAATGAAACCGAATTGCTGTCTTTCATAAAATCATAAATATCCTTTATTTTTACATGCGCAAAATTTGCAATTGTTGCTATATCAATGTGATGAATTTTAGTCAAATAACTGATTACTGCCTTATTTCTTTCATCTGGATTTATTTCAGGAATCGAATATAATGTGGCTAACAGCCCTTTAAAAGGCCCATATTTACCCATTGACATTGTATCTTCATATTTAGAATAATTATCGATTATAGAAGATTCTACTCTTAGTGCTTTAGATAAAATCTTTGTATTCATTCCAAATTTATTGATTAAATCGTCAAGCATTTCCTCTATTTTAGGACTTACCTTTAAATTGTATTTATCATCATCTTTAATTCTCAAACCTATTCCTAGCTCCTTTCTGCTATGTAATAAAAAATTAATTTAATTAGATTTCTCTAATACTAGTTTATTTTGTTATACTTACCCATTTTTTATTCATCCTATAACCAATTTTGCAAACAATTACAAAAATTAAATCTTCTATATAAATTATTATTTATATATTTTTCATTATATTCCACTATTTATATGTAAACTGTAATAATTTTAATTATTCCCCAATTTTAAAACATCATATGTTATAACACCTATACAGAATCCTTCAATATATACTTTCAATAATAAAATTACACTTGAAAAGTTTATCTGGTAAGTAAATATAAAAATATATAAATACTTAACTATGAACAAATTAAACTTTTTTCATA harbors:
- a CDS encoding transposase zinc-binding domain-containing protein, producing MIKSKLRRILEENWNEFYKRYKNRIRPSVIAEVKKVMKCKDISNGYIELKCKECGEIKKVGFTCKSRFCTSCGKVYVDNWVNGMLGKLINVKHRHMVFTIPEELRNYFGRERDRLKLLPQCAAKAVTSWMYKQNKKKNLYLEL
- a CDS encoding DUF6838 family protein, which translates into the protein MINELINSINEMLAVKFPDTKVYLSKSEKDFSRPSFFIV
- a CDS encoding HTH domain-containing protein, producing the protein MRIKDDDKYNLKVSPKIEEMLDDLINKFGMNTKILSKALRVESSIIDNYSKYEDTMSMGKYGPFKGLLATLYSIPEINPDERNKAVISYLTKIHHIDIATIANFAHVKIKDIYDFMKDSNSVSFEVKYKISSVSMFLHFLFKPEEDAQ